The Bicyclus anynana chromosome Z, ilBicAnyn1.1, whole genome shotgun sequence genome window below encodes:
- the LOC112048624 gene encoding uncharacterized protein LOC112048624, which produces MENQFQILFEKMKNEMRNQTDELKESILEKLDEKLQPIIAENKNLKTKLDNLEKEIESLKRGKKQNNLIIYGVKEDEKSTPEIIQKVKEIFKADLDLHFEDYEVNKIYRIGNKQSSCKKPRPILFSFVNEWKKSEVMKRKKSFKDVYVSEDYSKEVLEKRKMLQSQLKEERNKGNIAYLKFDKLIIREKVDNTKNEKRKREMSTSPQQNTQPRKQQYMKPSNKLNAYDLMKIRSNSLPSNTSRNTTTNKQ; this is translated from the coding sequence ATGGAAAAtcaattccaaattttatttgaaaaaatgaaaaatgaaatgcGAAACCAAACAGACGAATTAAAAGAATCTATATTAGAGAAATTAGACGAAAAACTACAACCAATTATAgcagaaaataaaaacttgaaaacaaAATTGGATAATCTTGAGAAAGAAATAGAAAGCCTGAAAAGAGGGAAAAagcaaaataacttaataatttacGGAGTTAAAGAAGATGAAAAATCTACGCCAGAAATAATACAGAAAGTGAAGGAAATCTTCAAAGCCGACTTAGACCTACATTTTGAAGACTATgaggtaaataaaatttatcgaATTGGAAATAAACAAAGCTCATGTAAAAAACCTAGACCTATCCTATTTTCCTTTGTAAATGAATGGAAGAAAAGCGAAGtaatgaaaagaaagaaaagttttaaaGATGTATATGTGTCAGAAGACTATAGTAAGGAAGTTTTAGAAAAGAGGAAAATGTTGCAGTCGCAACTGAAAGAGGAGAGGAATAAAGGAAACATCGCATATTTAAAATTCGACAAACTAATAATTAGAGAGAAAGTTGATAacacaaaaaatgaaaaaagaaaaagagaaatgTCAACATCACCGCAACAAAATACACAACCAAGAAAACAACAATATATGAAACCATCCAACAAACTGAATGCTTATGATTTGATGAAGATTAGATCTAACTCCCTTCCTTCGAATACGAGTAGAAATACAACAACCAATAAGCAATGA